CGCGGTGGGCATCGCCGAGCTGATGAAGGAGGCCGGACTCACCCACGGCGGTTTCTACAACCACTTCGCGTCCAAGAACGACCTGGTCGTGGAGGTGTGCGGAGCCTCCTTCGCCGCATCGCTCGGAGTCCTGGCCCAGGAGATCGAGGACGGCCCGGACCGGCACGGCTCCCCGCTGACGCGGGTCGTGGCCGGATACCTGTCCACCGCACACCGTGATGCCCCGGACGGTGGCTGCCCCTCCGCGTCCCTGGTCACGGACGCCGGACGGCACAGCGAAGCCGTGCAGAGCGCGTACGCGGTGGGGGTCGAGGG
The DNA window shown above is from Streptomyces sp. NBC_00670 and carries:
- a CDS encoding TetR/AcrR family transcriptional regulator — translated: MPRITKEDKARNRQNILEAAGRMFRSQGIDAVGIAELMKEAGLTHGGFYNHFASKNDLVVEVCGASFAASLGVLAQEIEDGPDRHGSPLTRVVAGYLSTAHRDAPDGGCPSASLVTDAGRHSEAVQSAYAVGVEGYLAGFAAEFVREAEQEGRTLTPDEARRKAMRLLSEMVGALTLARAVRHVEPELSEEILRAGHRQALD